One window from the genome of Gimesia aquarii encodes:
- a CDS encoding prenyltransferase/squalene oxidase repeat-containing protein codes for MRINRRILNITSLCAFILTSLFSIASAEEPAKDEINLQKLKKTQMKGINFLKNSQLEDGLWTTETVPGISALVTTALLESGVPASDPVVAKALSRLEGFIKKDGGIYYAKSNHRNYETCISIMAFSAANQNGRYNTIIKNAEKFLRGLQWDEGEGIESSDTAFGGAGYGSHQRPDLSNTQYLIEALRKAGVKSDDPAIQKALVFVSRTQNLESEHNTTPFSSKVNDGGFYYTPAAGGTSQAGKTPDGGLRSYGSMTYAGLKSMIYAGVDKDDKRVKAAKEWIRRHYSLKENPGMGQMGLYYYFHTFAKALDTMQVNLFKDAEGHVHNWRAELITRLEKLQQPNGSWTNKTERWYEADPNLATAYALLALAYCQPTK; via the coding sequence ATGCGAATTAATCGACGAATATTGAACATTACCAGCCTGTGTGCCTTTATTCTGACAAGTCTCTTTTCAATTGCTTCTGCTGAAGAACCAGCTAAAGATGAGATCAACTTGCAAAAGTTGAAAAAAACACAGATGAAGGGGATCAATTTTCTGAAGAACAGTCAATTAGAGGACGGACTGTGGACGACAGAAACTGTGCCTGGAATAAGTGCATTAGTAACAACTGCATTATTAGAAAGTGGAGTCCCAGCAAGTGATCCTGTTGTTGCTAAAGCACTCAGTCGTTTAGAGGGTTTTATAAAGAAGGATGGCGGCATCTATTATGCGAAAAGTAATCATCGAAATTACGAAACCTGTATTTCAATCATGGCATTTAGTGCTGCTAATCAGAACGGGCGTTACAATACAATCATTAAAAACGCAGAAAAGTTTTTGCGCGGGTTACAATGGGATGAAGGAGAAGGAATAGAATCTTCGGATACTGCCTTTGGTGGTGCTGGTTATGGAAGTCATCAGCGACCTGACCTTTCAAATACACAATACCTCATTGAAGCATTACGAAAAGCGGGTGTCAAATCGGATGACCCTGCAATCCAGAAGGCTTTAGTTTTTGTTTCACGCACACAAAATTTGGAATCGGAACATAATACAACTCCTTTTTCATCCAAAGTGAATGATGGAGGTTTCTATTACACTCCTGCTGCCGGTGGAACTTCACAAGCAGGCAAGACACCCGATGGAGGTCTGCGGTCTTATGGTAGTATGACATACGCTGGTCTTAAAAGCATGATCTACGCCGGTGTGGATAAAGATGATAAAAGGGTCAAGGCAGCAAAAGAGTGGATTCGTCGTCACTATTCTCTGAAAGAAAATCCGGGCATGGGGCAGATGGGTCTTTATTATTACTTTCATACTTTTGCCAAAGCTTTAGACACAATGCAGGTCAATCTATTTAAGGATGCGGAAGGCCATGTCCATAATTGGCGCGCAGAATTGATTACTCGGTTAGAGAAACTCCAGCAGCCAAATGGGAGTTGGACCAACAAGACAGAACGTTGGTACGAGGCTGACCCCAATCTGGCAACCGCTTATGCTTTACTGGCACTGGCATATTGCCAACCCACTAAATAA
- a CDS encoding creatininase family protein, with product MSESNDHNSEILLHKHTRREFRERMQSGELKACIIPVAATEQHLEHLAMEHDWRSVMLIATEVANKLSPHVIVAPSMNIGISEHHMRHPGTLSALPGSWLSVLFDTIRSMHQAGFNHILVLNGHGGNIAPCLGMWGQFQQRLEINLHFESYWNLLPEEVATTNLKTKRFPGHAQEFETAFALAAFPENVRQDAMRDQEDQEPLEATAEAGQIMIDEIINRVSQYVVGMIDGTNLVEIPPFHT from the coding sequence ATGTCTGAATCAAATGATCATAACTCGGAAATTCTTCTCCACAAACATACCAGGCGAGAATTTCGTGAACGGATGCAATCGGGTGAATTGAAGGCATGTATTATTCCTGTCGCAGCAACGGAACAACATTTGGAACACCTGGCAATGGAACATGATTGGAGGAGTGTCATGCTCATCGCAACCGAAGTTGCCAATAAACTTTCGCCGCACGTCATTGTAGCACCTTCAATGAATATTGGTATCAGCGAGCACCACATGCGACATCCTGGCACACTGTCTGCACTTCCTGGTAGTTGGCTCAGCGTCTTATTTGATACCATTCGCAGTATGCATCAAGCAGGGTTCAATCACATTCTTGTTCTGAACGGTCATGGTGGAAATATTGCCCCCTGTTTAGGTATGTGGGGGCAATTTCAACAACGACTTGAGATCAATCTACATTTTGAATCGTATTGGAACCTGTTACCTGAAGAAGTGGCGACAACAAATCTAAAAACAAAACGCTTTCCAGGGCATGCGCAGGAATTTGAAACAGCATTTGCTCTTGCGGCATTTCCAGAAAATGTGCGTCAGGATGCCATGCGTGATCAAGAAGATCAAGAGCCTTTAGAGGCTACAGCTGAAGCGGGTCAAATTATGATTGATGAAATCATCAATCGAGTCTCTCAATATGTGGTCGGAATGATTGATGGAACGAACCTCGTGGAGATCCCCCCTTTCCACACCTAA
- a CDS encoding GNAT family N-acetyltransferase, with the protein MLDIQIDQATLEDCDIITEFNIRLAQETESKSLDQKLVRAGVVESLSNTRGCQYYVARYQSNVIGQVMYTREWSDWRNGEFWWFQSVYVHPDYRRQGVFQRLSQHIENLAQSNSDVVGLRLYVEKENGRAQSTYQELGFKLPGYHVMEKMLER; encoded by the coding sequence ATGCTCGATATCCAAATCGATCAAGCAACGTTGGAAGACTGTGACATTATTACCGAATTTAACATTCGTTTAGCCCAGGAGACAGAGTCCAAATCCCTGGATCAAAAGTTAGTCAGAGCTGGTGTTGTTGAATCACTCAGTAATACACGCGGCTGTCAATACTATGTTGCCCGTTATCAATCAAACGTAATAGGTCAGGTCATGTACACTCGCGAATGGAGCGATTGGAGGAACGGTGAGTTTTGGTGGTTCCAAAGTGTATACGTACATCCCGATTATCGAAGACAAGGAGTTTTTCAGAGGCTGTCTCAGCATATCGAAAATCTGGCCCAATCAAATTCAGATGTTGTAGGTCTACGACTTTATGTTGAAAAAGAGAACGGACGTGCGCAATCGACATATCAAGAACTCGGATTTAAGCTACCAGGATATCATGTAATGGAAAAGATGCTGGAACGTTGA
- a CDS encoding DUF480 domain-containing protein yields MNDTTQGEKELLKITELSKPQRRVLGVLLEKAFTTPDQYPLTLKAITTGCNQKSNRDPISHYSESQVFETLETLRETGIVAVVHSESGRTERYRHYMRHRFNFTEPQLAILTELWLRGRQTMGELRGRASRMVPIESLDQLRAEFKSLLDQNYVQSNGSIERRGIEVDHNWYKESESKKLGFESSLESESAKDESGPHNQPAVNTSSSDESSLLQMIEQLQTENQSMKQQIEMLTESVQVLSQQLTDLKQELGSV; encoded by the coding sequence ATGAATGATACAACTCAAGGAGAAAAAGAACTCCTGAAAATCACAGAACTTTCAAAACCACAACGCCGCGTGCTAGGTGTTTTACTAGAGAAAGCATTTACCACTCCCGATCAATACCCTCTTACATTAAAGGCAATCACAACAGGTTGCAATCAAAAAAGTAATAGGGATCCAATCTCACATTACAGCGAATCACAAGTCTTTGAAACGCTGGAGACACTTCGTGAAACCGGCATTGTGGCTGTTGTTCACTCAGAAAGTGGTCGCACTGAACGTTACAGGCATTACATGCGCCATCGATTCAATTTTACAGAACCTCAACTGGCGATATTAACAGAACTGTGGTTGCGCGGCCGTCAAACGATGGGCGAACTCCGCGGTCGAGCCAGTCGAATGGTACCAATTGAATCTTTAGATCAACTGCGAGCAGAATTTAAGAGCCTTCTTGACCAAAACTATGTACAATCTAATGGAAGCATCGAACGGCGTGGCATCGAGGTTGATCACAACTGGTATAAAGAAAGTGAAAGCAAAAAACTGGGGTTTGAATCTTCACTCGAAAGTGAATCGGCTAAAGACGAAAGCGGCCCCCACAATCAGCCTGCCGTAAATACTTCTTCGAGTGACGAGAGTAGCTTGCTACAAATGATTGAACAACTCCAGACTGAGAATCAATCCATGAAACAACAGATTGAAATGTTGACAGAATCCGTTCAAGTGTTAAGCCAACAATTGACAGATCTAAAGCAGGAACTCGGTAGCGTGTAA
- a CDS encoding M28 family peptidase: MKDVQQSRLKEHCELLCRSIRPAESTELESARQYVTQELETSGWKVERHHFQAQDSMLKTLEGQNLIARHPRLSSQNKPQFCIGAHLDTRPESPGADDNTSAVATLLELGRLLPLFEELSCKWSVELVAFDLEENGMLGGAEHASLHQQRQTDLRGMVSLEMLGYCDSTPGSQTLPRELVGLYPDTGDFIAVVGNQNSAALIAAFQHGLEKVVELPVETLQVPQNGEMLQATRLSDHSPFWDAGYPALMITDTSFLRNPHYHQPTDTVDTLDFDFLTKVAQGSLEATKSILHRGY; encoded by the coding sequence ATGAAGGACGTACAACAAAGTCGATTGAAAGAGCACTGTGAACTGCTCTGTAGATCCATACGACCTGCTGAAAGTACAGAACTGGAATCAGCTCGTCAATATGTGACTCAGGAACTTGAAACATCAGGATGGAAAGTCGAACGTCATCACTTTCAAGCTCAGGACTCTATGCTGAAGACACTTGAAGGGCAAAATCTGATTGCACGGCATCCTCGACTCAGTTCGCAAAATAAACCACAGTTTTGTATTGGCGCTCATCTTGATACGCGACCTGAATCTCCCGGAGCAGACGACAATACCAGCGCGGTCGCGACCTTGTTAGAACTAGGGAGACTATTGCCTTTATTTGAAGAGCTTTCCTGCAAATGGAGTGTTGAACTGGTTGCGTTTGACTTAGAAGAAAATGGAATGCTGGGTGGCGCAGAACATGCCAGTCTGCATCAACAAAGACAAACCGATTTACGAGGCATGGTTTCTCTGGAAATGCTGGGATATTGTGATTCTACGCCAGGAAGTCAGACATTACCCAGAGAACTGGTAGGGCTTTACCCGGACACCGGAGATTTCATCGCTGTCGTTGGAAACCAAAACTCAGCAGCACTGATTGCCGCATTCCAGCATGGCTTGGAAAAGGTGGTAGAGTTACCCGTAGAGACACTACAAGTTCCTCAAAATGGTGAAATGCTGCAAGCAACTCGTTTGAGTGACCACAGTCCATTCTGGGACGCTGGTTACCCAGCTCTGATGATCACCGACACCAGTTTTTTGCGGAATCCACATTATCATCAACCTACGGACACTGTGGACACTCTCGACTTTGATTTTCTCACAAAGGTAGCTCAGGGTAGTTTGGAAGCGACAAAATCGATACTTCATCGTGGATATTAA
- a CDS encoding tetratricopeptide repeat protein yields the protein MVLLPASRQKRHFNAAEGYLLLEMPEQALRELSRIGSTEKDSEKYYCLLGQAQQLAKRYKEALDAYQRAYEKSPENLTTLMGMAWCHKRTDQLPLAISIMEEAYQNHSDEAVVLYNLSCYFALAGDKTNALSWLGRSLRMEPKLIKLIEEESDFDSLRSDKDFKFVVESAGDKTSQNS from the coding sequence ATGGTACTACTGCCTGCTTCGCGACAAAAACGACATTTTAATGCCGCAGAAGGTTATCTACTGCTTGAGATGCCCGAACAAGCTTTGCGAGAGCTTTCCCGTATTGGCTCTACTGAAAAAGATTCAGAAAAATACTATTGTCTGCTGGGCCAGGCTCAGCAACTCGCTAAGCGGTATAAAGAAGCACTAGATGCATATCAGCGCGCCTATGAAAAATCCCCTGAAAACCTGACGACTCTGATGGGAATGGCCTGGTGTCATAAAAGGACTGATCAATTACCTCTGGCTATCTCGATCATGGAAGAGGCTTATCAAAACCACTCTGATGAAGCCGTCGTGCTTTACAATTTGTCCTGCTATTTTGCGTTAGCCGGTGACAAAACCAATGCCCTTTCCTGGCTGGGCCGTTCATTACGAATGGAACCAAAACTGATAAAATTAATTGAAGAAGAATCTGACTTTGATTCTCTACGCAGTGACAAAGATTTCAAATTCGTTGTAGAATCTGCTGGAGATAAAACATCACAAAATTCATAA
- a CDS encoding MBL fold metallo-hydrolase, with product MYFQRYYLDCLSLASYLIADKQTGKAVVIDPQRDIEVYLNDAKEHGFQIEHVILTHFHADFISGHIELREAVGAQIHLGNKADAEFRFHPLSEGDELILGSVKLSILETPGHTPEGISILVYNLNENPDQPEMVLTGDTLFLGDVGRPDLLASIGVTAEELASMLYDSLHEKILKLPDETLVYPAHGAGSMCGKQLSSESVTTLGEQRKYNYALQPMSKQAFVEMVTADLPEAPHYFVHDAILNRKDRQTLNESISAAWHAFSLDETLEMLNNSVQVIDVRDATEFAGAHLKGTINIGLDGRYATWAGTVLRKQLPILVIAEDEEQIEEAMMRLGRIGFDQIKGFLKDGLNSLNEHPELVSQTKRISAQALHEWDEKITVIDIRSQSEWESGHISNSINIPLNQLQERFNEIPRDETVVVHCQGGYRSSIAASLLEKQGFENVVDLVGGYRAWLTAIAT from the coding sequence ATGTATTTTCAACGCTATTATCTGGATTGTTTATCACTTGCGTCCTATCTGATTGCTGATAAACAAACAGGAAAAGCTGTAGTGATTGATCCACAACGAGATATCGAGGTCTACCTGAACGATGCGAAGGAGCATGGATTTCAGATTGAACACGTCATCTTGACTCACTTCCATGCCGACTTCATCTCAGGTCATATTGAATTACGAGAAGCAGTCGGTGCCCAAATTCATCTGGGAAACAAAGCAGACGCCGAATTCCGTTTTCACCCACTGTCAGAAGGAGACGAACTTATTCTGGGGTCGGTGAAATTATCCATCCTGGAAACACCCGGGCATACTCCTGAAGGGATCTCTATTTTAGTATATAATCTGAATGAAAATCCGGATCAGCCGGAAATGGTGCTTACCGGAGATACTTTGTTTTTGGGAGATGTAGGCCGACCTGATCTATTAGCATCAATTGGAGTCACGGCAGAGGAATTGGCCAGCATGCTTTACGATTCGTTGCATGAAAAAATCCTGAAACTTCCAGACGAAACACTGGTCTATCCGGCACATGGCGCTGGTTCGATGTGTGGCAAACAGTTAAGCAGTGAGTCCGTTACCACATTGGGAGAACAGCGAAAGTACAACTACGCACTACAGCCAATGAGTAAACAAGCTTTCGTTGAAATGGTCACTGCCGACCTCCCCGAAGCTCCTCATTATTTTGTACATGATGCTATCCTGAATCGAAAAGACAGACAAACACTCAATGAATCAATCAGTGCTGCATGGCACGCGTTTTCACTGGATGAAACCCTGGAAATGCTAAACAACAGTGTTCAAGTTATCGATGTCAGAGATGCCACGGAATTTGCGGGAGCACATCTCAAAGGTACGATCAACATTGGACTGGATGGCCGCTATGCGACTTGGGCAGGAACTGTCCTTAGAAAACAATTACCGATTTTGGTGATTGCTGAAGATGAGGAACAGATCGAAGAAGCAATGATGCGACTGGGTCGGATTGGCTTTGACCAGATCAAAGGCTTTCTAAAAGATGGCTTGAACAGCCTCAACGAACACCCTGAACTGGTCTCGCAAACAAAGCGAATTTCTGCGCAAGCGTTGCATGAGTGGGACGAAAAAATCACAGTCATTGATATTCGCTCTCAATCAGAGTGGGAATCGGGACACATCTCAAACAGTATCAATATCCCATTAAATCAACTACAGGAACGATTTAATGAAATTCCCCGTGATGAAACCGTTGTAGTCCATTGCCAGGGTGGTTATCGCTCTTCGATTGCCGCCAGTCTACTCGAAAAGCAGGGTTTTGAAAACGTCGTCGATCTCGTAGGCGGTTATAGAGCCTGGCTCACAGCCATCGCAACCTAA
- a CDS encoding rhodanese-like domain-containing protein, with product MSDVKTIKPKELAKIHEEQGVKLIDVRTPAEFREIHAPIAVNIPLDKLDVKHIQERQNGNGAEPVYVICQSGNRSTRACQKLIEAGITNVVSVEGGTSAWDQLGLPVNRGKKTISLERQVRIAAGFLVLTGALLGMFVNPWFSCLSAFVGAGLMFAGITDTCGMAMLLAKMPWNQVSDNKQKQCHV from the coding sequence ATGTCAGATGTCAAAACGATCAAACCAAAAGAGTTAGCAAAAATCCATGAGGAGCAAGGCGTTAAATTAATTGACGTCCGTACGCCAGCAGAATTTCGGGAAATCCATGCACCCATCGCCGTGAATATTCCGCTTGATAAACTGGACGTAAAGCACATTCAAGAACGGCAAAACGGAAATGGTGCAGAGCCTGTCTATGTAATTTGTCAAAGTGGAAACCGCTCCACACGAGCATGCCAGAAATTGATTGAAGCTGGCATTACGAATGTAGTCAGTGTCGAAGGGGGTACCAGTGCCTGGGATCAATTGGGACTGCCGGTGAACCGTGGAAAAAAAACCATTTCACTGGAAAGGCAAGTCCGAATTGCCGCTGGCTTTCTGGTTCTCACAGGAGCGTTGTTAGGAATGTTCGTCAATCCCTGGTTCAGTTGCCTTTCCGCTTTTGTAGGTGCCGGATTAATGTTTGCCGGTATCACAGATACCTGTGGCATGGCGATGTTGCTTGCGAAAATGCCTTGGAATCAGGTTTCCGACAATAAACAAAAACAATGCCACGTATGA
- a CDS encoding ArsR/SmtB family transcription factor, with product MKLKETPEYNGQALEEAAECLKVLAHPARIRIVQLLLRGRYTVGELAEDCGIPSNVASEHLRLMQRCGFFVSEREGRSVYYQVAEPHLNKIMDCIEGRFFQN from the coding sequence ATGAAATTAAAAGAAACCCCAGAGTATAACGGACAAGCGCTGGAAGAGGCTGCTGAATGCCTCAAAGTTCTGGCACATCCGGCTCGTATTCGCATTGTTCAATTGCTTTTACGGGGTCGTTATACAGTTGGTGAGCTTGCGGAAGATTGTGGCATTCCCAGTAATGTCGCTTCAGAGCATTTAAGATTGATGCAACGCTGTGGGTTCTTTGTCAGTGAGCGAGAAGGAAGAAGCGTCTATTATCAAGTTGCAGAACCACATTTGAATAAAATAATGGATTGTATCGAAGGACGTTTTTTTCAGAATTAG
- a CDS encoding metallophosphoesterase family protein: MKKKPLFPTESLGRRAFLKNGALILAGLSSNTIGLLSTRAVEVSQRGAVRIGLVTDLHYADKPAAGTRHYRETIAKLNEVIARFKTERPEFVVFHGDLIDSGKSLEQEKGHLQTVVKAISAIPFPKHYVLGNHCVDLLKKVEFLEGVGQKASYYSFDQNGFHFVVLDSCFKSDGTPYGRRNFKWTDANIPEPELEWLRADLKQTKHPTIVFAHQPLDLKDSDAHAVKNSSVVRKILEESDKVAAVFQGHSHHNKYSEIGGIHYCTMVAMVEGSGLQNNGYSTLDLFEDGSLVLNGFRKQQDYRWT, translated from the coding sequence ATGAAAAAAAAGCCTTTATTTCCGACAGAGTCGCTGGGAAGACGTGCTTTTCTAAAAAATGGTGCTTTGATTCTGGCAGGGCTTTCATCAAACACAATTGGATTGCTATCAACCCGGGCAGTTGAAGTCAGTCAAAGAGGTGCCGTACGAATTGGTTTGGTAACCGATCTTCACTATGCTGATAAACCGGCGGCCGGCACTCGTCACTATCGAGAAACCATTGCCAAGCTAAATGAGGTCATTGCGCGATTTAAGACGGAGCGACCTGAATTTGTCGTCTTCCACGGAGATCTGATCGATTCAGGAAAGTCGTTGGAGCAGGAAAAGGGACACTTGCAGACGGTGGTCAAAGCCATCTCTGCAATACCTTTTCCTAAGCATTACGTTCTGGGTAACCACTGTGTTGACCTTTTAAAGAAAGTAGAATTTCTGGAAGGAGTAGGGCAGAAAGCTTCATATTATTCTTTTGACCAGAATGGCTTTCATTTTGTGGTGTTGGACTCTTGTTTTAAAAGTGATGGTACTCCTTACGGTCGTCGAAATTTTAAATGGACCGATGCTAATATCCCGGAACCAGAGTTGGAGTGGCTGCGTGCTGATTTAAAGCAAACGAAACATCCCACAATTGTGTTTGCGCATCAACCGCTTGACCTGAAAGATTCTGATGCGCATGCCGTCAAAAATTCGTCAGTTGTACGAAAAATTCTGGAAGAGTCGGACAAGGTTGCGGCCGTGTTTCAAGGTCATAGCCACCACAATAAATATTCAGAAATCGGTGGCATTCACTACTGTACGATGGTTGCAATGGTAGAAGGGTCTGGCCTGCAAAATAATGGCTATAGCACATTGGATCTTTTCGAAGATGGTTCTCTCGTTCTGAATGGATTCAGAAAGCAGCAGGACTATCGCTGGACTTGA
- a CDS encoding arylsulfatase, which translates to MTRFVKLILCSLLLLCVLLTSTSNTEAASKQLPNIVFIIADDLGYKELGCYGQKWIQTPNIDKIAKNGIRFTQFYSGNAVCAPSRCNLLTGKHPGHAYIRDNRNPKHLQHMKEKEGWEFPGQYPIPDAEVTIAEMLKQKNYATGAMGKWGLGHFGTTGDPNRQGFDLFYGFNCQVHAHNHYPKFLWRNNTKETLPGNDRTLYGDTHSQDKFVENGLAFIREHQDQPFFLYLPFAIPHLSIQTTEASLAKYRGKIPEEEYKHRGYIKHPHPRAGYAGMITQMDDGVGQIMALLKELKLEDNTIVFFTSDNGPTYNRLGGSDSKFFESAGPYRGFKGSLYEGGIRVPLVVQWPGHIQPGEVTDHLSAFWDVMPTLADLTGTKAPADIDGISFLPTLLGKEQQQKQHEYLYWEFPSYTGQQAVHMGDWKGVRQKLMRKKNPQMKIELYNLKDDPGEKHNVADQHPEVVARIKEIMKTGRSPSEMFPFPALDQQ; encoded by the coding sequence ATGACCCGCTTTGTCAAATTGATCTTATGTTCCCTTTTATTGCTTTGTGTTTTACTCACGAGTACCTCCAACACTGAAGCAGCTTCAAAACAGTTGCCTAATATTGTTTTCATAATCGCCGATGATTTAGGCTATAAAGAGTTAGGTTGTTACGGGCAAAAATGGATTCAAACACCAAACATAGACAAGATTGCAAAGAACGGGATTCGGTTTACCCAGTTCTACTCAGGAAATGCTGTTTGCGCGCCTTCGCGCTGCAATCTACTGACGGGAAAACATCCCGGACATGCTTACATTCGCGATAATCGCAATCCCAAGCACCTGCAACATATGAAGGAAAAAGAGGGCTGGGAATTTCCCGGCCAATATCCGATTCCTGATGCGGAAGTGACGATTGCAGAAATGTTAAAGCAGAAGAATTATGCCACGGGAGCGATGGGCAAGTGGGGGCTGGGGCACTTCGGAACAACGGGAGATCCCAATCGACAGGGATTTGATCTGTTTTATGGATTCAATTGTCAGGTGCATGCTCACAATCATTATCCGAAATTTCTGTGGCGCAATAACACGAAAGAAACATTGCCCGGTAATGATCGAACATTATACGGCGATACCCATTCACAAGATAAGTTTGTAGAAAACGGATTGGCTTTTATCCGAGAGCATCAAGATCAGCCGTTCTTTTTGTATCTTCCTTTTGCGATACCACATTTGTCAATTCAAACTACTGAAGCATCATTGGCCAAATATCGAGGGAAAATTCCAGAAGAAGAATACAAACATCGTGGTTACATCAAACATCCCCACCCACGGGCTGGTTATGCTGGCATGATTACTCAAATGGATGATGGTGTCGGTCAGATTATGGCTTTATTGAAAGAACTGAAACTGGAAGATAACACAATTGTCTTTTTTACTTCTGATAATGGCCCCACCTATAACCGTCTGGGAGGCTCCGATTCCAAATTTTTTGAATCCGCTGGACCTTACCGTGGATTTAAAGGAAGCTTATATGAAGGAGGAATTCGCGTTCCTTTGGTTGTACAGTGGCCAGGGCACATTCAACCGGGAGAAGTCACCGATCATCTATCAGCATTTTGGGATGTGATGCCAACACTCGCTGATTTGACAGGCACAAAAGCACCAGCGGACATTGATGGAATCAGTTTCCTGCCCACATTATTAGGCAAAGAACAGCAGCAGAAACAGCATGAATATCTCTATTGGGAGTTTCCGTCCTATACGGGGCAACAAGCCGTTCATATGGGAGACTGGAAAGGCGTTCGTCAGAAGCTGATGAGAAAAAAGAACCCGCAAATGAAGATAGAGCTTTACAATCTCAAGGATGATCCTGGTGAAAAGCATAATGTTGCCGATCAACATCCGGAAGTTGTGGCCCGTATCAAAGAAATTATGAAAACAGGTCGTAGTCCTTCGGAAATGTTTCCATTCCCCGCGTTGGATCAGCAGTAA